One genomic segment of Stigmatella erecta includes these proteins:
- a CDS encoding RtcB family protein has protein sequence MDRGYEVLSENGKNPIKAWTVGVPFEEEAKQQLKNLAGLPFIHKWVAAMPDVHRGFGATVGSVVPTVGAVIPAAVGVDIGCGMIAVRTTLRAEQLPDSLAAVRSAIEAAVPHGRTDNGGRNDRGAWQDAPAAHREAWAHLKPGYDALVAKHPRLGRGPELGHLGTLGTGNHFIELCLDEAGAVWVMLHSGSRGVGNRIGSHFIELAKEEMRRFFIHLPDADLAYLPEGTVHFQDYVQAVEWAQEYAATNRRLMLESVVRALGAPGLLPSFGLTDAAVNCHHNYVAREHHYGRNCFVTRKGAVRAREGDLGIIPGSMGARSFIVRGKGNAESFHSCSHGAGRVMSRAEAKRHFSVEDHARATEGIECRKDEDVIDETPGAYKPIDAVMAAQAELVEVVHTLRQVVCVKG, from the coding sequence ATGGATCGCGGCTACGAGGTGCTGTCGGAGAACGGGAAGAACCCCATCAAGGCGTGGACGGTGGGGGTGCCCTTCGAGGAGGAGGCGAAGCAGCAGCTGAAGAACCTCGCGGGCCTGCCCTTCATCCACAAGTGGGTGGCCGCGATGCCGGACGTGCACCGGGGGTTCGGCGCGACGGTGGGCTCCGTGGTGCCCACGGTGGGCGCGGTCATCCCGGCGGCGGTGGGGGTGGACATCGGCTGTGGGATGATCGCCGTGCGCACCACGCTGCGCGCGGAGCAGCTGCCGGACTCCCTGGCGGCGGTGCGCTCGGCCATCGAGGCCGCGGTGCCGCATGGCCGCACGGACAACGGGGGCCGCAATGACCGGGGCGCCTGGCAGGACGCGCCCGCGGCGCACCGCGAGGCCTGGGCGCACCTGAAGCCCGGCTATGACGCCCTCGTGGCGAAGCACCCGCGCCTGGGCCGGGGCCCGGAGCTGGGGCACCTGGGAACGCTGGGGACGGGCAACCACTTCATCGAGCTGTGCCTGGATGAGGCCGGGGCCGTGTGGGTGATGCTGCACAGCGGCTCGCGTGGGGTGGGAAACCGCATCGGCAGCCACTTCATCGAGCTGGCGAAGGAGGAGATGCGCCGCTTCTTCATCCACCTGCCGGACGCGGACCTGGCGTACCTGCCGGAGGGGACGGTGCACTTCCAGGACTACGTGCAGGCGGTGGAGTGGGCGCAGGAGTACGCGGCCACCAACCGGCGGCTGATGCTGGAGTCGGTGGTGCGGGCCCTGGGGGCCCCGGGGCTGCTGCCGTCCTTCGGGCTGACGGACGCGGCGGTGAACTGCCACCACAACTACGTGGCGCGGGAGCACCACTACGGGCGCAACTGCTTCGTGACGCGCAAGGGGGCGGTGCGGGCGCGCGAGGGCGACCTGGGCATCATCCCCGGCAGCATGGGGGCGCGGTCCTTCATCGTCCGGGGAAAGGGAAACGCGGAGAGCTTCCACTCGTGCAGCCACGGGGCGGGGCGGGTGATGTCCCGCGCCGAGGCCAAGCGGCACTTCTCGGTGGAGGACCATGCCCGGGCGACGGAGGGAATCGAATGCCGGAAGGACGAGGACGTCATCGACGAGACGCCGGGGGCCTACAAGCCCATCGACGCGGTGATGGCGGCGCAGGCGGAGCTGGTGGAGGTGGTGCACACGCTGCGGCAGGTGGTGTGTGTGAAGGGATGA
- the rtcA gene encoding RNA 3'-terminal phosphate cyclase produces the protein MIRIDGSNGEGGGQVLRTSLALALVTGAPFQMVNVRAKRAKPGLLRQHLTAVKAAAEVGAAEVAGAELGSMELTFKPRALTPGNYFFAVGTAGSATLVLQTVLPALMLASGPSTLMLEGGTHNPAAPPFDFLEKAYLPLVRRMGPRVEAVLERHGFFPAGGGKFRVNVHPAPLQPLTLLERGPVKRRQATALFSQLPFNVVQRELATVEQVLGWRPDELRVEELKRSHGPGNALMLEVESEHVTEVFSGFAERGVRAETVAGQAAEAAKRYLEAKVPVGEHLCDQLLLLLALAKGGTFRTLPLDGHSQTQLETFAHFLDVKVKVSEVSAEVCEVEVRG, from the coding sequence ATGATTCGGATCGACGGTTCAAACGGGGAAGGGGGAGGGCAGGTGCTGCGCACGTCGCTGGCGCTGGCGCTGGTGACGGGAGCCCCGTTCCAGATGGTGAACGTGCGGGCGAAGCGCGCCAAGCCGGGGCTGCTGCGCCAGCACCTGACGGCGGTGAAGGCGGCGGCGGAGGTGGGGGCGGCGGAGGTGGCGGGGGCCGAACTGGGCTCGATGGAGCTGACGTTCAAGCCGCGGGCCCTGACGCCGGGCAATTACTTTTTCGCGGTGGGCACGGCGGGCAGCGCCACGCTGGTGCTGCAAACGGTGCTGCCCGCGCTGATGCTGGCCAGCGGGCCTTCCACCCTGATGCTGGAGGGAGGAACGCACAACCCGGCGGCGCCCCCGTTCGACTTCCTGGAGAAGGCGTACCTGCCCCTGGTGCGGCGCATGGGGCCCCGGGTGGAGGCGGTGCTGGAGCGGCACGGCTTCTTCCCGGCCGGGGGCGGCAAGTTCCGGGTGAACGTCCACCCCGCGCCGCTCCAGCCGCTGACCCTGCTGGAGCGGGGGCCCGTGAAGCGGCGGCAAGCCACGGCGCTCTTCTCACAGCTTCCGTTCAACGTGGTGCAGCGGGAGCTGGCCACGGTGGAGCAGGTGCTGGGGTGGAGGCCGGACGAGCTGCGCGTGGAGGAGCTGAAGCGCTCCCATGGGCCTGGAAACGCGCTGATGCTGGAGGTGGAGAGCGAGCACGTGACGGAGGTGTTCTCGGGCTTCGCGGAGCGGGGCGTCCGGGCGGAGACCGTGGCCGGCCAGGCGGCGGAGGCCGCCAAGCGCTACCTGGAGGCCAAGGTGCCGGTGGGCGAGCACCTGTGCGACCAGCTGTTGTTGCTGCTCGCCCTGGCCAAGGGCGGCACCTTCCGGACCCTGCCACTCGATGGGCACTCCCAGACCCAGCTGGAGACCTTCGCGCACTTCCTGGACGTGAAGGTGAAGGTGAGCGAGGTGTCCGCCGAGGTGTGTGAGGTGGAAGTCCGTGGCTAG
- a CDS encoding response regulator, whose amino-acid sequence MPKKRILIIDDSESIHRDFQRVLCPAPAECWDALAQMEETLFGASSAQENLVDLFEVDSAFQGEEGVAKVKAALAEGHPYALAFLDYRMPPGWNGFETLKHLRRVAPSLPVVLCSAYADYSWEELVRNFAEESPPLMELKKPFKSHELHRLARALTSVAELCPP is encoded by the coding sequence ATGCCTAAGAAGCGGATCCTCATCATCGACGACTCGGAGAGCATTCACCGGGACTTCCAGCGGGTGCTCTGCCCGGCGCCCGCGGAATGTTGGGATGCGCTGGCGCAGATGGAAGAGACGCTCTTTGGCGCCTCCTCCGCGCAGGAGAACCTGGTGGACCTGTTCGAGGTGGACTCGGCGTTCCAGGGCGAGGAGGGGGTGGCCAAGGTGAAGGCGGCCCTGGCCGAGGGCCACCCGTATGCCCTGGCCTTCCTGGACTACCGCATGCCGCCGGGATGGAACGGCTTCGAGACGCTGAAGCACCTGCGCCGGGTGGCCCCCTCGCTGCCCGTGGTGCTCTGCTCGGCCTACGCCGACTACTCGTGGGAGGAGCTGGTCCGCAACTTCGCGGAGGAGAGCCCGCCGCTCATGGAGCTGAAGAAGCCCTTCAAGAGCCACGAGCTGCACCGGCTGGCGCGCGCGCTCACCTCGGTGGCGGAGCTGTGCCCGCCGTGA
- a CDS encoding RCC1 domain-containing protein, which produces MKRERGGSRGRAVLLTLSGLLLSWGCADFDKEEQGYCKRHPSVCPETAPDNPEAPESEPESEPGPFSQASSRGQHTLVLGSDGSVWAWGHNGTAQLGDGTTQNSSLPKKVAGLRGVKSVAAGYGHSLALQEGKVWSWGKTVSGGLQKTPRELPGLSGITHIAAGDDYSLALDPSGSVWAWGTDGAGLATDSPTAVEGLPRIKAIAVGGAHALALDVDGAVWAWGNNSKGQLGNGSLESRSVPVKVDTLPAIDFVAAGALHSLALDRTGKVWSWGDNDHGQLGDGSTAGPRTQPGPVPGLSAIKELAAGTSFSLALTQNNDVRAWGNNSAGQLGNEEIDDELSPVKTSFLTDAVSISAGHSHALAVLGNGCLFAWGSNKDDRLGIPGDVLFFAGFMPGLAAEIIPYPLPLSRACRQ; this is translated from the coding sequence TTGAAGCGCGAGCGCGGGGGCTCCCGCGGACGCGCTGTGCTGCTGACCCTGTCGGGGCTCCTCCTGTCCTGGGGATGCGCGGACTTCGACAAGGAGGAACAAGGGTATTGCAAGCGCCATCCGTCCGTCTGTCCCGAGACGGCCCCCGACAATCCGGAGGCGCCCGAGTCCGAGCCCGAGTCCGAGCCCGGCCCTTTCTCGCAGGCCTCTTCAAGAGGACAGCACACGCTGGTGCTCGGAAGCGATGGCTCGGTCTGGGCGTGGGGGCACAATGGCACCGCTCAATTGGGAGATGGAACGACTCAGAACAGCTCGCTGCCCAAGAAGGTCGCCGGGCTGAGGGGTGTCAAAAGTGTGGCCGCGGGCTATGGCCATTCGCTCGCGCTGCAGGAAGGAAAGGTCTGGAGTTGGGGAAAGACCGTCTCCGGCGGCCTCCAGAAGACGCCCCGTGAGCTCCCGGGCTTGAGCGGCATCACCCATATCGCCGCGGGCGATGACTACTCGTTGGCGCTGGACCCGTCGGGCTCGGTCTGGGCCTGGGGCACCGATGGCGCGGGCCTCGCCACGGATTCGCCCACGGCCGTGGAAGGGTTGCCGCGCATCAAAGCCATCGCCGTGGGGGGCGCTCATGCCCTGGCGCTGGATGTCGACGGCGCCGTCTGGGCCTGGGGAAACAACAGCAAGGGGCAGCTGGGCAATGGCAGCCTGGAGAGTCGCAGTGTGCCCGTGAAGGTGGACACCTTGCCGGCGATCGACTTCGTTGCCGCGGGTGCGCTTCATTCACTGGCGCTGGACAGGACCGGCAAGGTGTGGAGCTGGGGAGACAATGACCATGGCCAGCTGGGGGATGGAAGCACGGCCGGTCCACGGACCCAGCCGGGGCCAGTGCCGGGCTTGAGCGCCATCAAGGAACTGGCGGCGGGGACGAGCTTCTCCCTGGCACTGACCCAAAACAATGACGTGAGGGCCTGGGGCAACAACTCCGCGGGACAGCTGGGAAACGAGGAGATAGACGACGAACTCAGTCCAGTGAAGACCTCCTTCTTGACCGACGCCGTCTCCATCTCCGCGGGTCATTCCCACGCGCTGGCGGTGCTCGGCAATGGCTGCTTATTCGCCTGGGGAAGCAACAAGGATGACCGGCTCGGCATCCCTGGAGACGTGCTGTTCTTCGCGGGCTTCATGCCGGGGCTGGCGGCGGAAATCATTCCCTATCCCTTGCCACTCAGCCGGGCCTGCCGCCAGTGA
- the rtcR gene encoding RNA repair transcriptional activator RtcR: MAKTRARKTVVLGMLGTMLDGGQGPRRWDRWRPTVSLCQQEDLLVDRLELLHAPSAGVLAATVTEDILQVSPDTQVRGVEVDIQDPWDLEEVYGALLDYARSYPFQPEQEDYLVHITTGTHIVQICMFLLVESRHLPARLIQTAPPAGRDRGPGGHSIIDLDLSKHDRLATRFQQEQREGLSFLKAGIDTRNAAFNQLIERIEQVAIRSRAPLLITGPTGAGKSQLARRIYALKKARRQVSGPFVDLNCATLRGDAAMSALFGHVKGAFTGALSDRPGLLRQANGGILFLDEIGELGADEQAMLLRAVEEQHFLPVGSDKEVESRFQLIAGTNRDLQAEVARGRFREDLLARINLWTFRLPALRERPEDIPPNLLYELDQASQTLDTRVTMNREAQEHFLRFATSPEARWSGNFRDLNAAVLRMATLASGGRITRENVDEELERLRAHWRQGPAGPGAPEDLVQEVLGAGLAAELDRFDRVQLADVLAVCRQSRSMSEAGRGLFACSRERKQSPNDADRLRKYLARFGLSWGDVSRSGPPA, translated from the coding sequence ATGGCGAAGACGCGGGCGCGCAAGACGGTGGTTCTCGGGATGCTCGGGACGATGCTCGACGGGGGCCAGGGGCCCCGGCGGTGGGACCGGTGGCGTCCCACCGTGTCGCTGTGCCAGCAGGAGGACCTGCTCGTGGACCGGCTGGAGCTGCTCCACGCCCCGAGTGCCGGGGTGCTCGCCGCCACGGTGACGGAGGACATCCTCCAGGTGTCCCCGGACACGCAGGTGCGCGGCGTGGAGGTGGACATCCAGGACCCCTGGGACCTGGAGGAGGTGTACGGGGCCCTGCTCGACTACGCCCGGAGCTACCCCTTCCAGCCCGAGCAGGAGGACTACCTCGTCCACATCACCACCGGGACGCACATCGTGCAGATCTGCATGTTCCTCCTGGTGGAGAGCCGCCACCTCCCCGCGCGGCTGATTCAGACCGCGCCCCCCGCGGGCCGGGACCGGGGGCCCGGCGGGCACAGCATCATCGACCTGGACCTGTCCAAGCACGACCGGCTGGCCACGCGCTTCCAGCAGGAGCAGCGCGAGGGGCTGTCCTTCCTCAAGGCGGGCATCGACACGCGCAACGCCGCGTTCAACCAGCTCATCGAGCGCATCGAGCAGGTGGCCATCCGCTCCCGGGCGCCGCTGCTCATCACCGGCCCCACCGGGGCGGGCAAGTCCCAGCTCGCGCGGCGCATCTACGCGCTGAAGAAGGCCCGGCGGCAGGTGAGCGGCCCCTTCGTGGACCTCAACTGCGCCACGCTCCGGGGCGATGCGGCCATGTCGGCCCTCTTCGGCCACGTGAAGGGGGCCTTCACGGGCGCGCTGAGCGACCGGCCCGGGCTGCTGCGCCAGGCGAACGGGGGCATCCTCTTCCTGGATGAGATTGGCGAGCTGGGCGCGGACGAGCAGGCCATGCTCCTGCGCGCCGTGGAGGAGCAGCACTTCCTGCCCGTGGGCTCGGACAAGGAGGTGGAGAGCCGCTTCCAGCTCATCGCCGGGACGAACCGGGACCTCCAGGCCGAGGTGGCCCGGGGGCGCTTCCGGGAGGACCTGCTGGCGCGCATCAACCTGTGGACGTTCCGCCTGCCCGCCCTGCGCGAGCGTCCCGAGGACATTCCCCCCAACCTCCTCTACGAGCTGGACCAGGCCTCGCAGACGCTGGACACCCGGGTGACGATGAACCGCGAGGCCCAGGAGCACTTCCTGCGCTTCGCCACCTCCCCCGAGGCCCGGTGGAGCGGCAACTTCCGCGACCTGAACGCGGCGGTGCTGCGCATGGCCACCCTGGCGTCCGGCGGCCGCATCACCCGGGAGAACGTGGACGAGGAGCTGGAGCGGCTCCGGGCCCACTGGCGCCAGGGCCCCGCAGGCCCGGGGGCCCCGGAGGACCTGGTCCAGGAGGTGCTCGGGGCGGGCCTGGCGGCGGAGCTCGACCGGTTCGACCGGGTGCAGCTCGCGGATGTCCTCGCCGTGTGCCGTCAGTCCCGCTCGATGTCCGAGGCGGGACGGGGCCTGTTCGCGTGCTCCCGCGAACGCAAGCAGAGCCCCAACGACGCGGACCGGCTGCGCAAGTACCTGGCCCGCTTCGGGCTGAGCTGGGGGGACGTGAGCCGGAGCGGCCCCCCCGCCTGA
- a CDS encoding DNA-3-methyladenine glycosylase I: protein MPAEKPLPRCPWAESDPLMSAYHDQEWGVPVRDSRELWETLMLEGFQAGLSWAIILRRREAFREAFRGFDPKAVARFTEADVARLLENPGIIRSRAKIEATIGGARAYLAMKDAGEDFSAFAWSFVDGKPLRNTTGKVLAKTPLSEKLSAALKKRGFKFVGPVIVYAWMQAVGLVDDHGAGCFKHP, encoded by the coding sequence ATGCCTGCTGAAAAGCCCCTTCCCCGATGCCCCTGGGCCGAAAGCGACCCCCTGATGAGCGCCTACCACGATCAGGAGTGGGGCGTGCCCGTGCGCGATAGCCGGGAGCTGTGGGAGACCCTCATGCTGGAGGGATTCCAGGCAGGGCTCTCCTGGGCCATCATCCTCCGGCGGCGAGAGGCGTTCCGGGAGGCCTTCCGGGGGTTCGACCCGAAGGCCGTCGCCCGCTTCACCGAGGCGGACGTCGCGCGGCTCCTCGAAAACCCCGGCATCATCCGCTCCCGGGCGAAAATCGAGGCGACGATTGGCGGCGCCCGGGCCTACCTGGCGATGAAGGACGCGGGAGAGGACTTCTCCGCCTTCGCCTGGTCCTTCGTGGACGGCAAACCCTTGCGGAACACGACGGGAAAGGTCCTCGCCAAGACCCCGCTCTCCGAGAAGCTCTCCGCCGCGCTCAAGAAGCGCGGCTTCAAGTTCGTGGGCCCGGTGATTGTCTATGCCTGGATGCAGGCGGTGGGGCTCGTCGATGACCACGGGGCTGGCTGCTTCAAGCACCCCTAG